The following are encoded in a window of Paenibacillus polymyxa genomic DNA:
- a CDS encoding NADH-dependent flavin oxidoreductase, which yields MNQKYSRLFESFTFRSGITMKNRIVMAPMTTWSSNDDLTISDDEVKYYKQRVNGVGLVITGCTHVTPNGQGFTNEFAGYNDEFTPSLRKLAEAAKSGGSPVILQIFHAGNKALPELDAVSASALQPEITNLGSTPETRELSHEEILSIVRAFGDTTRRAIEAGFDGVEIHGAHGFLIQNFWSPATNQRTDKWGGTLENRLRFPLAIINEIKNVIEKHATKPFILGYRFSPEESSKVDGLRMKDTYELIDILVEQNLDYIHASLDNVSSKPVDSQDEKTRLELILERANGKVPVMAAGSIITPDDALKAVELGLPLVAIGHALIMNPTWVEMVANGREAEVDSKLNVSKLDQLNIPEKLWNVIQAMPGWFNIGK from the coding sequence ATGAATCAAAAATATAGTAGGTTATTTGAATCCTTCACATTCAGAAGTGGAATAACAATGAAGAATAGAATTGTTATGGCACCTATGACAACCTGGTCAAGCAATGACGATCTTACCATTTCGGATGACGAAGTAAAGTATTACAAACAAAGAGTGAATGGAGTAGGACTCGTCATTACAGGGTGTACTCATGTTACACCGAATGGACAGGGTTTTACGAATGAATTCGCCGGGTACAATGATGAATTTACTCCAAGTTTACGAAAATTAGCTGAGGCAGCGAAAAGTGGAGGCTCTCCTGTGATCCTACAGATTTTTCATGCTGGCAATAAAGCTTTGCCCGAATTGGATGCAGTTAGTGCGAGTGCATTGCAACCCGAAATTACTAATTTAGGTTCAACTCCAGAAACAAGAGAACTATCACATGAGGAGATTTTGTCGATTGTACGTGCTTTTGGAGACACAACAAGACGAGCGATAGAAGCCGGATTTGATGGCGTCGAAATTCATGGGGCACATGGATTTTTAATTCAAAACTTCTGGTCGCCAGCAACGAATCAACGGACGGACAAATGGGGAGGAACACTTGAAAATCGCTTACGTTTTCCATTGGCGATTATTAACGAAATCAAAAATGTCATTGAAAAACATGCTACAAAACCATTCATTTTAGGATACCGATTTTCACCTGAAGAATCCTCCAAAGTGGACGGATTACGTATGAAAGACACGTATGAATTAATCGATATTCTTGTTGAACAGAATTTGGATTATATACATGCTTCATTAGATAATGTGTCTTCAAAGCCAGTAGATAGTCAAGATGAAAAAACACGGCTTGAATTAATTCTTGAAAGAGCAAACGGTAAGGTACCTGTGATGGCTGCTGGTTCCATAATAACACCGGATGATGCTCTTAAAGCTGTGGAATTAGGATTGCCGCTAGTTGCCATTGGGCATGCGTTAATTATGAATCCTACTTGGGTTGAAATGGTCGCAAATGGACGAGAAGCCGAGGTAGATTCTAAGTTGAACGTTTCAAAACTCGACCAGCTTAATATTCCAGAAAAACTCTGGAATGTAATTCAAGCAATGCCCGGTTGGTTTAATATTGGGAAATAA
- a CDS encoding MerR family transcriptional regulator, producing MLYSMTYVVENLNVSAKTLRFYEEQGILPNISRDEKGRRVYNQQQIDWISFIRCLKETGMPLSKIKDYKELYELGNSTFLQREEMLIQHKLELQKKIDESFKHMEEINYKIAMYELQKEEVMKNPNYNFKCHGHGLEIKTVN from the coding sequence ATGTTGTATTCAATGACATACGTAGTGGAGAATTTAAATGTATCTGCAAAAACACTTAGGTTTTATGAAGAGCAGGGGATATTACCAAATATATCTCGTGACGAAAAAGGCCGTAGAGTTTATAACCAACAACAAATAGATTGGATTTCTTTTATTCGTTGTCTCAAAGAGACAGGAATGCCTCTTTCAAAAATCAAGGATTACAAGGAACTTTATGAATTGGGAAATAGCACCTTTTTGCAAAGAGAGGAGATGTTGATACAGCATAAATTGGAACTTCAGAAGAAAATTGACGAAAGTTTTAAACACATGGAAGAAATAAACTATAAAATTGCCATGTATGAACTTCAGAAAGAAGAGGTTATGAAAAACCCTAACTATAACTTTAAATGTCACGGTCACGGCCTGGAGATTAAGACGGTGAATTAA